A segment of the Colletotrichum destructivum chromosome 3, complete sequence genome:
AACCCACGACTTCAATTCTCGCTTGGCATTGCGTGAAAGCAGGTCATGCTCGGCGGAACTGGGAGCAGCGAATATGTGCCCAAAGTTCAGAGTCGAGAGAATGAGGAAAGAGGTCATCCATGTTGTGAGTGACATTGTGATAATGTGTCAAGATTGACTTGTTGAGATAGGAAGAAgcaagaaggaaaagagtATGCTATATATACCTACCTGAGTATTAATGGGCATTTTCTCGCGATCAATCAAGTAAAATTGTTAAATCGCGGCTTCCCCGTCATGAGTCTAAAAACACCAGGGTAAGGGGGTTGAAGGAAACACAGCACACTGCTTCATTGATATAAACAACAGCTAATACATCGTCCCTTGAAGAGCATAATTGATGCAGAAAAGAGGTAACATGACCTACCTATACCTAATCCAAGTAAGAACGATCCCTGGTCTCATCTTGTGCGTCCAAGCCAAAGAAGCTGCAAAAGGCTACTACAGAATTCAGGCTGATAGCTCTGAAGGCCTTAAAGACCCTGCTCGTATTAGCTACCTTACTACCCCCAAAATGTACCCTTCTAGCGCTTGAGTGGATAGAACTCCTTTTAATTAATCAACCCTTCTTGGCTCTACACACCACATGCCGTAGCGACGGCTATTCGGAACCATAAGGTTCACAGCAGTGTTATCAGTTGATTGTTCAAAACCCTGTTCTCGATGCAACTCCAGACCTACTTCAGGATGCGGCCTTACCAGAGCTTTCAATATTGTAGCAAACGCACAAAGTATTGTTTTACAATTGTTAAAGGTAGTGGTAAGACTTCCGGGGTACGGCAAGCATTTTCAGTCTTCTCTGCCTTCGAAATTTGAAGAAAAACATCTGGACATCCAGTGTAACTAAACCCCGTCGGGGTGGCCGACCGGGTCTGCGTCCAGGCCCCGGGTTTGTTGACCTTCCTGAAGCATCTACTATGGTTGCGGGCAAAAGGTTTACACCCTTGTTAGACATCTTTCTGGCTGCGATCAAGCTGATCTAAGCCGAATACCAaacacacccaccaccatAGTATATGAGTTTTCAGCCACTCAAGGGGTGAACGCAAGCTGTCTGTGGATCACCGCCCATTAACTATATGTGGTGGGTTTCAAACTTACCCAAGATACCATAGTAAAATTACGCTTGACCTTTGCGAGCCCCAGCTAACGGGCTACATCTTCGGCGAAAATTACCCTTTTTTCGCGATTTTAACTACAGCATTTACAGTCTGCTGTAACACCTATATAGTAAAATTACGATGGTATGCAGTGATAGTAAAAGATCCCTACAAGGTATTTTTTACCCACCCCAACCTTCACACCCCTACTGCCAGTACTTCTAGCAGCCTGCTGGCCTGATAGTCAATTTTCCCTCATAAGATATACTGTAATTCTATAAGTCAAAAGGTTATATGCAGGGATAGACACGACAAGGATTTTTTACTTGCCCCTATACCTTTGGCTGGAGCCAGCCACGTCTCACGTTAGCCACAACCTCCACTTGCGCTTCTTGAGCCGTTGATTATCAATAGCATAGCCCTTTTACTCTCTTGTGGAAGCCATGTGATTCGCTAACGTAACTTTCTGGATGTCCTCCCACAATTTCCATTCAAAGAACTATCGAAGCCCGAGACCTTTCTAGAGCCAGGTTTCAATTTCCACAGATATGTTGCCCTTCGCGAGAACCGGAGGAATCTATCTTATACAGATGTCGTATCCAAACAAGAAACTGTGTGGCTGACTAGCCTATTCCTCTGGTCATCATGCTCGGAGAAGTCCAACGAGTTGCGGCCTTGAGCGATGGGAAAGCTGGAGCGTTGGTGCTGTGTACACGAGTCATGCGGAAATCGGATGGATTGACACTCAGTATGCGGACAACTCAGGGCCCACCCTGTAATAAAACCAAGTCACTTGTTGAACCCCTGGGTATTTATTTTGAGTCATAGGCTCAACTGAAGGGTTTTCGGTATCAACGCAAGCCCTCGACTCTGCAACTTCGTTGTTAGCGATGACAGTCATGACGGCTCAATGAAGCTAAATCTGCCCGGCAAGATAAGCCTAATTAGAAGGTTTAAAAACGCTTAATTTTTCAGAGGTAGAATTACTGCACAGCGACTGTATTTCCATCTTtgcatcatcatcacgtGCTTGGGGTATTGAGAGTCTTTTCCCACGTTTGGCAACAAATCGATAGGCAACTGGACATATTTACGGATATCTGGACTGCATTCACGCAAGACCAAGCAATTCAACACGTTGCGCGAAGACTTCCGGTTCAGTCTCATCGGATCAATGAGTGATTAATCCATAGATGCAGCGTCGGACATGACGAAAATTTCAGCGACGACATCCGGATTCGAGCCGGCATATGGCAGCACTGGGCAAACCTGGCCAGCAATATCGGCCCTCTATCTACTCTTGTTTCTTAGCGCAGGGTCTTTGGCCGTGCCTTTCAACGCCACGTTAGCCTTCTCGATGGCATCTGTCTTCTCCCACCAGGCATCCAGCTTCCACTGGGGATCCCTCCAAGGACCAGCGTCGCTGTTCTGGCAGCCTTCGGCGCAAACGCACTTACCGCCGAATTCGACAGGCAGGTTGTCAGCGGGGATCTGGCCAAGTAGCTCCTTCTGGTAGCCTCCGCCCAGGATGTGGATCTTGTTGACGGTGACGGGATCGAGCCAGCCCTTGACGAAGCTCCAGACGGTGGAAAAGCCCCACGGGGCGTTGATGATGTAGAGTTTCCCAAGACGCTCGGGATAGTAGTTTTGCAAGATAACGGAGGCCTTGTTGATGTAGTCGTACACCTGGCTGGCCTTGCCGAGAGAGACGCCCTTCATGTCCATGATGGTGCAGCAGGTCTCGACGAGCTGTCCAGCCTGGCGGGAGCAGGCAGGGAAACGGGGGTCGGCACACTTCTCGTACTCGACCGCGAGATTGTCCAGCATGCGCTCGTCGGTGGTGATTGAACGCATGGCGGTGAGGTTGATCCCGCCCAGGTGCTCGATGTAAAGCGGGCGGCCGTCCTATGCGATGCTTCCATTAGTGCCTTTGATGACTACAAAGAACCATTCCTACCTTGTCGGTCTTGTGGTAGTACTGAGGGTAGTAC
Coding sequences within it:
- a CDS encoding Putative CRAL-TRIO lipid binding domain, CRAL/TRIO domain, CRAL/TRIO domain superfamily, whose translation is MEAQHHQESPKWETAPELDPKYDDYLGDFPTVAHIGEPRDAERGYAGHLNDMQKAQLFQLRSLLEAEGHTERLDTLTMLRFLRARKFDVNLTKQMLIEFESWRKKSLLDALVPTWDYDEREAMLKYYPQYYHKTDKDGRPLYIEHLGGINLTAMRSITTDERMLDNLAVEYEKCADPRFPACSRQAGQLVETCCTIMDMKGVSLGKASQVYDYINKASVILQNYYPERLGKLYIINAPWGFSTVWSFVKGWLDPVTVNKIHILGGGYQKELLGQIPADNLPVEFGGKCVCAEGCQNSDAGPWRDPQWKLDAWWEKTDAIEKANVALKGTAKDPALRNKSR